In Nitrososphaerota archaeon, a genomic segment contains:
- the argF gene encoding ornithine carbamoyltransferase, with amino-acid sequence MPKPALPNILTLEELSPKQITSILDLADKLKAERRKGIIRRGLSGKTLVLLFQKASTRTRVSFEVAIAELGGHSIFINPSDAQLSRGETIADTARTLSRFAHVLAVRVYAHKDIEELSEYASIPVINALSNDYHPCQALSDIQTIREKKGNFKKLKLAWVGDGNNVCNALLVASGKVGLNMTVASPKKYGPSTNALKAAKEAARKSGANIEITDDALEAVDGADILATDSFVSMGSEAEAKERLQAFIPEYQVTAKLFARAKRDAIFMHCLPAKRGQEVESKVIDGARSVVWEEAENKLHTHKALLQLYLTN; translated from the coding sequence ATGCCAAAACCAGCATTACCAAACATACTTACCCTTGAAGAACTCTCTCCAAAGCAGATAACTTCAATTCTAGACCTTGCCGACAAGCTGAAGGCTGAAAGAAGGAAAGGGATCATAAGAAGAGGCCTCTCTGGGAAGACCCTCGTGTTGTTGTTCCAAAAGGCATCGACAAGGACTAGGGTAAGCTTTGAAGTGGCAATTGCAGAACTCGGAGGGCATTCCATATTCATCAATCCTTCAGATGCGCAGTTGTCAAGGGGGGAGACAATAGCAGACACTGCAAGGACGTTATCGCGCTTTGCCCACGTGTTAGCAGTGAGGGTCTATGCTCATAAGGACATTGAAGAGCTTTCAGAATACGCAAGCATACCCGTCATCAACGCACTCTCAAACGACTACCATCCATGCCAAGCACTCTCCGACATTCAGACCATAAGAGAAAAGAAGGGCAACTTCAAGAAACTAAAATTGGCTTGGGTAGGGGACGGGAACAATGTCTGCAACGCTTTGCTGGTTGCGTCTGGCAAGGTAGGCCTGAACATGACGGTCGCATCCCCAAAGAAATACGGACCATCAACAAATGCCCTGAAGGCTGCTAAAGAGGCAGCCAGAAAAAGCGGGGCAAATATAGAAATTACAGATGATGCATTAGAAGCAGTAGATGGAGCGGACATACTAGCGACTGACAGTTTCGTTTCGATGGGTTCCGAAGCAGAAGCGAAGGAAAGACTGCAAGCCTTCATCCCAGAGTACCAGGTCACTGCAAAGCTATTCGCAAGAGCAAAGCGCGATGCGATATTCATGCACTGCCTCCCTGCAAAGAGAGGGCAGGAAGTAGAATCAAAAGTCATCGACGGAGCAAGGTCAGTAGTTTGGGAGGAAGCCGAAAACAAACTGCACACACATAAAGCCCTCCTTCAGCTATACCTTACTAACTGA
- a CDS encoding MGMT family protein gives MIPEGKVGTYGDIAKALGHPNHSRQIGKFLHLNPHAPKVPCHRVVQSDGRLGGYAGGVRKKVEMLRNEGISIKDGRVADFESVRFRGYSVSKV, from the coding sequence ATGATACCAGAGGGCAAAGTAGGGACCTATGGCGACATCGCAAAGGCTCTTGGACATCCCAATCATTCAAGGCAGATCGGAAAGTTCCTGCATCTAAATCCACACGCGCCGAAGGTTCCATGCCATAGAGTTGTGCAGTCTGATGGAAGGCTTGGGGGATATGCTGGAGGGGTAAGGAAGAAGGTCGAGATGCTCCGTAATGAGGGAATTTCAATAAAAGACGGAAGGGTTGCTGATTTCGAGTCAGTGCGATTCAGAGGATATTCAGTTAGTAAGGTATAG